Genomic segment of Rana temporaria chromosome 12, aRanTem1.1, whole genome shotgun sequence:
AAGCCAGAGTATTTTTTCTATGACTGCCGTATACAGCAGCAGCAGCGACACAAACGCTATCATCATCATCCGAGGTCAAGTGTCAGACCGTGTGACATCCGCCACAGCCTTGTCACTTCTCGCTggctacaaaaaatataaaaataattgtataaaaagaaaaaaaaacggaccCATCCTCAGTCAGGAAACTTCCTGTGATTGCTTCCGCTCGGAAGATCCCGGGGGAAACTTTCCAGACAGACAATAGCAGGACAGGTTGAATCAAGCAGAGCCAGTAAAACGTGAGCTGTCCCTCTTATTCCATCAAGGTCTATGGGATTCCTGacacccgggggagggggggcaggatgCGCTCCTTCTGGCTTCACCAATCGGTAAACACATTGCTCACACTTACCGTACGAAAATGTGTTCATTGCCGGACAGCGTCCGGAATTAATACGGCCAGAAGATGCGTTTATGTGGAAGCTGATACGTGCGAATCGCCACTTGTTTTATTTTGAAATGCCGACAATGTAAAGGATGCCGGAGCCCATAGGAGCCAAATCAGAATTTTATATGAGATCGGTCACAAAGTGAATTCAGAGGACGTGAGCTGCTGTCAAAGACACGCCCCCTGAATTCAGAGGACGTGGACTGCTGTCAAAAACGCGCCCCCTGAATTCAGAGGACGTGGACTGCTGTCAAAGACACGCCCCCTGAATTCAGAGGACGTGGACTGCTGTCAAAGACACGCCCCCTGAATTCAGAGGACGATGACTCAAAGACACGCCCCCTGAATTCAGAGGACGTGGACTGCTGTCAAAGACACGCCCCCTGAATTCAGAGGACGTGGACTGCTGTCAAAAACGCGCCCCCTGAATTCAGAGGACGTGGACTGCTGTCAAAGACACGCCCCCTGAATTCAGAGGACGTGGACTGTCAAAGACACGCCCCCTGAATTCAGAGGACGATGACTCAAAGACACGCCCCCTGAATTCAGAGGAGTGATGAACTGGTGTCAAAAGGCATACCCCCTGATCTTCAAGGGAGTGGACTGCCATCAAAGAGACGCCATCTGAATTCAGAGGACGTGGACTGCTGTCAAAGACACGCCCCCTGAATTCAGAGGAAGTGGACTGCTGTCAAAGACACGCCCCCTGAATTCAGAGGAAGTGGACTGCTGTCAAAGACACGCCCCCTGAATTCAAAGGACGTGGACTGCTGTCAAAGACACGCCCCCTGAATTCAGAGGACGTGGACTGCTGTCAAAGACACGCCCCCTGAATTCAGAGGACGTGGACTGTCAAAGACACGCCTCCTGAACTTAGAGGAGTGATGAACTGGTGTCAAAAGGCATACCCCCTGATCTTCAAGGGAGTGGACTGCCATCAAAGACACATCATCTGAACTTCAAGAGAACGACCTGCCGTCAAAGAGACGCCATCTGAATTCAGAGGAAGTGGACTGCTGTCAAAGACACACACCCTGAATTCAGAGGACGTGGACTGCTGTCAAAGACACACCCCCTGAACGTCAAAGGGAGTGGACTGCCATCAAAGACACCCACCTCTGAACTTCAGGGAAGGTGACCGCCATCAAAGACACACCCCCTGAATTCAGAGGAAGTGGACTGCTGTGAAAGACACACCCCCTGAACTTCAAGGAAGTGGACTGCCAAAGACACACCCCCTGAATTCAGATGACATGCACTGCTGTCAGACACGCCCCCTGAATTCAGAGGAAGTGTACTACTGTGAAAGACACACACCCTGAACTTCAAGGAAGTGGACTGCTGTCAAAGACAAATCCCTGCCGGAAATGTAAGGGAGTGGACTGCTGTCAAAGACACGCCCCCTGAATTCAGAGAAAGCGGGCTGCTGtcaaaaacacgccccctgaatTCAGAGGACGTGGACTGTCAAAGACACGCCCCCTGATCTTAGAGGAGTGATGAACTGGTGTCAAAAGGCATACCCCCTGATCTTCAAGGGAGTGGACTGCCATCAAAGACACATCATCTGAACTTCAAGAGAGCGACCTGCCGTCAAAGAGACGCCATCTGAATTCAGAGGACGTGGACTGCCATCAAAGACACACCCCCTGAATTCAGAGGAAGTGTACTACTGTGAAAGACACACCCTGAACTTCAAGGAGGTGGACTGCTGTCAAAGACAAATCCCCGCAGGAAATGTAAGGGAGTGGACTGCTGTCAAAGACACGCCCCCTGAATTCAGAGAAAGCGGGCTGCTGGAAGACACGCCCCCTGAACTCAGAGGAGTGGTGGACTGCTGTTGGATGGAAGACCCATTGAACACTCAGGAAAGAACATGTCTCATTAAGGTGAGCCCCGATCTGCAGATCACATGAAAGGTAAACGGATCTGCACAGCGAATTCCGGCGACTGACTCTACCAGTGCCCTGAAGTGCCCTTCCATGAATATCTCGCACACGACTGATCAATGTTTTAAAGAACAGGAAGTCTTATAAATCGCGTTTCTCACCATTTTGAGGTAAAATCGACAAAATCGGCAGAGAACTTTTCTGCAGGCAACTGTGGCGACGGCTCCTCGACCACCTGCTTCAGCTGCTGGAACGGAGTCCCCCACGACTCATACGGGAACCGCAGAATAGCGAGTTCAATCTGATGGAGAGAAAAGAGGGAGAGGGTTATTATTTACATCtgagccccgccccccccccccaccttcagtCTGGCACATGTGTACCGCCCTCCTATCCTGGATTGAAATGGCTTCCTCCGATTTCACCCGCACACTGTGAGCCTTTCACCAtgggcattagaagctgcagcaagtacgATAAAGCCCCTGGCCTGCACCCTTCATTCACTAGATtccagttccgtcaatcacggagGTTCAGCACCACACTGTATAAAagggtcacggagctgaagaacggggagcggCAAGTATAAACGCACCTTCACTGTTCTTGctagtgtgactgccactgatcgcctgttccctgtcattgggaacgacgatcagtgatgtcccaCGGGGGACACATGTACCTACTGGGCGGGGCAAACATGGCCCATGCATGGGGGTATGCTgtagtacccccctccccccatgtgaaCAAAGGCCTTACAcaggaaaatgcaaaaaaaaatatataataaaaatgctacaaaataaaaatcttCAGACAGAAGCCGCAACCCAATGCTGCGACTCTCTGCAAAGCTCCATTAATTAATTTCCCCGCCAAACAAAACACAGCTTCcatcggaggcttgtcacaccAGAGTTCGGAGACTCGTGATcgcctttgaaaaaaaatatatatatcacggCTTGAGAGGAGACGGGTAACAATCGTTTTACTATGGAGAGGGGACATTTGTGCGAGTTTACTGCCCCCGTGTGGCGAGAGTATGGAAGGTCAACATCACACGGCTGAAtggccattaaagtggttgtaaacccaaatttttgacttttgcctacaggtaagcctataataaggcttacctgtaggtataaagaatatctcctaaacctgtacggtttaggagatattcccctcgcaatgcgctgctgattgcagcggcgcatgcgcagggggatcctcggctaaagggccggccgccacctggagcggcgatacccggaagacacgccgagtcaagatgacatctcgctcggcgtggaccaggtaagttcctctcacctcgttccgaggtaagtatttcataatgagctaatatgcggtgcatactagctcattatggcttttgccttgcaggtgtaaaaaaaataaaaatgtatatgcgggtttacaactcctttaagtgcgaCGGACAAAACCGATCAAATATCGAAGGGCTACAGAGACCCAGAGCGGGAAGAAAATTCTCTCCCAACAATTGTTTTCCTACATTTTAGCCTGGTGTTCATATTCTATTCATTTTTTGAGGATTTTACTTCAATTTAATTTAACCACTCGCCCCCTTTCTTGACTAGCCGTGGCGGCCGCTCATTAGGGGCACCGCCCCCCCTAATTTACATGGAGGGTTCCggacacatgttttttttaaagcacgtaATTAGAGCCTGTGGCtccaattggctttaaaaaaataaagggtgggctcagggagcAGTGAACACTCTGTTGTGTGAAATTAGCAAactcgctattgtcttcctgcttctcccggCCAATTAGGCGGCGGGTCCAGAGACCCCATTGGCCGGGATGAGAAGCGACGGCCGGAACATGTAGGAGACAGAGGGGGAAGCCACCGCAGCAGCCTTGGCCTGCATGAGGCAAGTGCAGGGCTGATGGGGGTCCTAGCGAGCCAACAAACAGGCAGCCTGGGGGGTCATGGGTATGGCGTGCAGTGGCAGGATCGAGCGACCAGGTTTATGGTCTGTGGCCAGAGGTCAGTCTGACGCCCCCCCCGGTGCACTGGCACCGATAATCAGGCTACGGTTTTGCAATGCGACACTGCATTTCTTTAGcagagaattgcgcggtcgtgcggcgctgTACCTGTGCAACGCCATTTATTGATTGGAGGACGGTTACCCTTTTCTCTTTTACCCGCTTCAAtgccaggccaattctgacacttccctCATACATCTAAAtatcaacactttttttctatAAACAGACAGACATGGGGTCTCCCGCATAGATATCGGTCATCTGATGAACCTCTATAAATaaaattcctcctcctccatcatcgtACCATCGTGATTCCAAGGCTCCAAATATCAGACTTCACACTGTATCCCTTCTGGTTCAGTTCTGGGTTTATCCTCTCAGgctgcaaagaaagaaaaaaggagaaaaaaaaaacacaattacttCAAATaagaaaatatgcaaaaaaaacacaaaatcacacctgagcgtttcccgcccgaaaaaaaacgcccaacaagcaaaatcccattcattgcaatgatggcacctgttcacatctgagcgctTTGTCACCTAGAGAAAACCGCCGATTCTTTTCGGGccgattacaggcgtttttctgctGTTTACATTGTACAAAGCCACGGTAAAACGAGACTCCGCAGCGAGGCAGCAAGCAGGCGACTCCGCAGAGACAGAGGGAGCGAGCGAGGCAGCAAGCAGGCGACTCCGCAGAGGGAGCGAGCGAGGCAGCAAGCAGGCGACTCCGCAGAGGGAGCGAGCGAGGCAGCAAGCAGGCGACTCCGCAGAGGGAGCGAGCGAGGCAGCAAGCAGGCGACTCCGCAGAGGGAGCGAGCGAGGCAGCAAGCAGGCGACTCCGCAGAGGGAGCGAGCGAGGCAGCAAGCAGGCGACTCCGCAGAGGGAGCGAGCGAGGCAGCAAGCAGGCGACTCCGCAGAGGGAGCGAGCGAGGCAGCAAGCAGGCGACTCCGCAGAGGGAGCGAGCGAGGCAGCAAGCAGGCGACTCCGCAGAGGGAGCGAGCACGCAAATCGACAGAGGGAGCGAAGCAGCAAGCAGGCGACTCCGCAGAGACAGAGGGAGCGAGGCAGCAAGCACGGGGCACCACAAAAAGTGAGAGATAGTGAGCATGTGGCACTgcagaaagagcgagagagagtgaCCCCTTGGCGCCGCAGAGGGTGAGAGAACACATGGTGCACAGAGAGCGCGAGTGAAAGAGCAAACAAGAGCTAGCACGCAACGAGAGAGAGCATGCACATGGCGCAGAAGAGAACGCAAGTTTGAGATAGCAAGCATGTGCCTCTGCAAAGAGCGAGCACAAGAGTGACTACATGGCACCACAGAGAGCGAGCATGTGGCGCTTCAGAGACAGCGAAAGAGCGAGATGGCACACACGTGGCGCCACATAGAGCCACATAGAGCCCAAGCATGTGTCGCCGCAGAGAGCTGGTGAAAGAGCAAGCACGTGGCTCCACAGAGCGCAAATGTGAGAGATAGTGGCGCtgcagagagagagtgagagagcttGAGGCaccacagagagggagagagcatgtgATTTCGCAAAggagagagcatgtgaattcgcAAAggagagagcatgtgaattcgcAAAggagagagcatgtgaattcgcAAAggagagagcatgtgaattcgcAAAGGAGAGGGCATGTGAATACGAAAAGGAGAGGGCATGTGAATACGAAAAGGAGAGGGCATGTGAAACCGCAAAGGAGAGAGCATGTAGCACCGCAGAGAGCGAGTGTGAGGGAGAGCATGACAGAGTGTAAGTGAGTGGGGCAATGCAAGTTCCCACCCTCAGTTCTGCCCCACTTACAATATACCTGTCACTTCAAGGCTACCAAATAAATACGACCCCCCCGCCTATTTAATATAAGAAGTCACACTTACCGCCATGTACGGTTTGCAGCCGGCGTCCATCGTTTTGGCTACAGAATCCACTAAATATCCGCTGATCCCGAAGTCGCACATCTTCACCTGACCCTGCTTGTTAATCAGCACATTGGAAGGTTTTACGTCTGAAAATAAAAGAGATGAACGTTCGGATGACTGAGCTGCGGGaggagtgaaggagaaaacaatgtAAATGCTGCAAATCTCTTCTAGTACTCGGGTATGGCGCCGACATCAaaccaccggggggggggggggggcacagggggaCCGAGGCATTCCCAAAGAGCCAGGTGCTTAAAGTGAACTTCAACTTGGCTGAAGGATatagaaatgttaattgtgctTCAGCAGTAATCTGAATGATTTATCAAATTTCCTTCCAATAaaatacacctgctgtgcccattataaggggttcccaccatccctgtgccgagttcccggatctgtacacccgctgtgcccattatgaggggttcccaccatccctgtgctgagttcccgggtctgtacacccgctgtgcccattatgaggggttcccaccatccctgtgctgagttcccgggtctgtacacccgctgtgcccattatgaggggttcccaccatctctgtgccgagttcccggatctgtacacccgctgtgcccattatgagggattctaaccatccctgtgccgagttcctgggtctgtacacctgctgtgcccattatgaggggttcccaccatccctgtgctaagttcccgggtctgtacacccgctgtgcccattatgaggggttctaaccatccctgtgccgagttcctgggtctgtacacctgctgtgcccattatgaggggttcccaccatctctgtgccgagttcccggatctgtacacccgctgtgcccattatgaggggttctaaccatccctgtgccaagttcctgcgtctgtacacctgctgtgcccattatgaggagttcccaccatccctgtgctgagttcctgagtctgtacacctgctgtgcccattatgaggggttcccactatccctgtgctgagttcccaggtctgtacaccggctgtgcccattatgaggggttcccactatccctgtgctgagttcccgggtctgtacaccggctgtgcccattatgaggggttctcaccatccctgtgctgagttcccgggtctgtacacctgctgtgcccattataaggggtttccACCaccactgtgctgagttcccgggtctgtacacctgctgtgcccattatgaggggttctcaccatccctgtgctgagttcccgggtctgtacacctgctgtgcccattatgaggggttcccaccatccctgtgccgagttcccgggtctgtacacccgctgtgcccattatgaggggttcccaccatccctgtgccgagttcccgggtctgtacacccgctgtgtccattatgaggggttctcaccatccctgtgctgtgttccCGGGTCTCTAGACCCGCTGTGTCCATGTGTGAGGTGGTGGTGGAGGGAGATGGGTGGTGGTAGTGGTACACTTACCTCTATGAATGACGGAGAGTTTACTATGTAGATGTTCTAATGCTCTAACAAtctgggagaaaaaataaaaaataaaatcagaaaTGAATTGCCAACATATGAGCATCAAAATTGCCATCAATGAAGAGGTTCCCCCATCCCGTCTTTAGGGCTTCCTGAGGGTCAAACAGGAACTCAGCTAAATATAAAATGACCAATAGGAAACCTGAGGTAGCAGGAGGAGGCggatccaactttttttttttactttctgctaaaaaaaaactatccaataaaaaaaaactattaaaaattaaatttcttcatcaattaaaaaaaaataatcccaataTATTGgtatcgcaaaagttatagcgtcttcaaactatggaataatatatatatatatattttttttttttcccatagtaaAAATGGCATCGATCAGCAACTTAgagtgggactgcaatattgcggcggaaaaTCTGACGCTTTGtgagaaccagtgacaccaatacattaAATCGGTGCcaagtcactgtactaatgagactggcagggaaggggttaaacaggcaagcaaagggccgcattcggctctggggccacagtttggagaccactgctctaagtagttaaagtaaaaaaaagtttgtgaacactggcagtgtttacatttgtgatagcTGTGATTGGTTCACAACAATCAAAAAAGTATAGAGCCACTCGGTTTGGCTCTGTACATTGTGCCTGTGATCTGAGACACCAGACAGTACCGGAGTGGCACAGAATAACGGTCTATTCCAAATGAACTTTCAACGACCTAAAAATCACATCTATGAACATTTTCCTCCTGGGAGCACCACGGGTGCGACTTACAGAAACGGCTATTTTGCCCAGAATGTCCTCGGGGATGGTCAAGTCTTTGTCTATGACGTGTTTGTAGAATTTGTCCAGTGACGTGTCCATCAGCTCCATACAGATCCAGACATCCCCCTGGAAGAGACAAAATACGTGAAGAGCCGTTGCTTGTGGTTGGACCACAAAAAGAGAATAAAAATTGGCCCTCATTTATCAAAGAGGAACCACCTAAAAAACCCCGGAACTAGCGATACACCGAAACTTCAGCCGCCGAagattttcagcccaaaaaattgGCGTtttcagtatttatttttttacaatatggaGAAGTAACATGTATGGTCTGGTGGCAACCAAGAAAACttcttaaaaacaaaacatgataaaaaataaaatgaaaatacaaaaaaaaaatacaaattgtccAAGATGAAGTTTACCTCTCGAAATAGCGCTCCGTAGAAGGTGACGGTGAAGTGACAATCGACGGTGCGCATGGAGATATCGAGGTCCATCAGGAGTCTCTTCTGTTCCTGGCTGTTCACGGTGGCTCGAATACGCTGCGGAGAGGAGAAGCCGCCATTAATGGAGAGGACGGGCGACAACCGAACCAACATTCACTTCCAGATTTTAAAATGCAATCTAACCCCTTCAATAGAAGgcaatcccacccccccccccccccccaggccaaattttcagctttcaggggcgccggccacctgaataatggcagctggttggctgtgcggaagtgcctatcagagctggCGGCTCCGataggctttccaagtacagcccctcggctcccggatgtcttatccttggaacgtacggggggctgcgtcccttggataagactgacggccgtctcagccaatcaggttcaccgattctggttatcgataacctgattggctgaagcgtcatcgagggcggcagaggacatcgagggacatggaagcataaaggtaagtgcattttacagggtacagtggcaacaatagatacagtggtgacaatgggcacagtggcgacaattaaagggcacggcacagtggctgcgtttgatggcacggcacagtggctgcgtttgatggcacggcacagtggctgcgtttgatggcatggcacagtggctgcgtttgatggcatggcacagtggctgcgtttgatggcatggcacagtggctgcgtttgatggcatggcacagtggctgcgtttgatggcatggcacagtggctgcgtttgatggcatggcacagtggctgcgtttgatggcatggcacagtggctgcgtttgatggcatggcacagtggtgacaattgatggcacagtggctgcatttgatgggcac
This window contains:
- the MAP2K6 gene encoding dual specificity mitogen-activated protein kinase kinase 6 isoform X2, giving the protein MNQPRGGDKKKRNPGLPKLKVFEEPKTSPPTPPRDLDSKACILIGEKNFEVKADDLLPIEELGRGAYGVVEKMRHVPSEQIMAVKRIRATVNSQEQKRLLMDLDISMRTVDCHFTVTFYGALFREGDVWICMELMDTSLDKFYKHVIDKDLTIPEDILGKIAVSIVRALEHLHSKLSVIHRDVKPSNVLINKQGQVKMCDFGISGYLVDSVAKTMDAGCKPYMAPERINPELNQKGYSVKSDIWSLGITMIELAILRFPYESWGTPFQQLKQVVEEPSPQLPAEKFSADFVDFTSKCLKKNSKERPTYAELMQHPFFTLHESKNTDVASFVKLILGD
- the MAP2K6 gene encoding dual specificity mitogen-activated protein kinase kinase 6 isoform X1 gives rise to the protein MNQPRGGAPGCMKKVSSRTGVDKKKRNPGLPKLKVFEEPKTSPPTPPRDLDSKACILIGEKNFEVKADDLLPIEELGRGAYGVVEKMRHVPSEQIMAVKRIRATVNSQEQKRLLMDLDISMRTVDCHFTVTFYGALFREGDVWICMELMDTSLDKFYKHVIDKDLTIPEDILGKIAVSIVRALEHLHSKLSVIHRDVKPSNVLINKQGQVKMCDFGISGYLVDSVAKTMDAGCKPYMAPERINPELNQKGYSVKSDIWSLGITMIELAILRFPYESWGTPFQQLKQVVEEPSPQLPAEKFSADFVDFTSKCLKKNSKERPTYAELMQHPFFTLHESKNTDVASFVKLILGD